The sequence GTTCTTTTTCTTCAGAATCATCTTTACCGGTAAAAGCTTTTTTAATTCGATCAAATAATCCCATTATTTTCTCCTATTCTTTGACTTTAACTGATAACATTCTGGAAACACCAGATTCTTCCATAGTTACACCATACAAACGATTTACGTTCATCATAGTTCCTTTACGGTGAGTAATAACGATGAATTCAGTATTGTCATCATATTGATTTAAATAATTAGCAAAACGATAAACGTTAGCATCATCAAGTGACGCTTCAACCTCATCCAAGATACAAAATGGAACTGGTTTGGCTTTAATAATTGCAAAGAGCAAAGTAATTGCCGTTAAAGCTTTTTCTCCACCGGATAATAGACTTAGTCGTTGGAATTTCTTCCCGGGTGGCTGAGCAATAATTTCAATTCCTGATTCCAATAAATTATCGGGTTCAGTTAAAACTAACTTAGCACGACCACCAGCAAACATTTCTGGGAAAATTTTCTCAAAGGCTTCTGATACTTCATCAAATGTCTTCTTAAATCTTGTCGTTACTTCTTTATCCATTTCCGACATCGTGTCTAACAACTGACTTCTAGCTTGTAAGAGGTCATTTTGTTGTTGTGTCAAAAATTCATAACGATCCTTGACCTTGTCATAATCATCAATAGCCGACAAATTAACGGTTCCTAATTCCTCAATTCCCATTTTGAGCAATCGTGCCTCTTTCTTCAAAGCTTCTGGATCGTAGTCTCCACGCTTTAAATCTTGAAGCGATGCTTCATAAGTCAACTGATAATCTTGCGACAAGGTATCCAAGCGACTGTCGATTTGGTTGGACAACTTAGTATTTTGAATTGCCAATGATTCTTGCTGATCAGCTGCTGCTTTTTGCAAATCAAAATTACGTTGTGCCTTGGAATTTAACTCAGTAGACAAAGCTTGCTGCTTTTCACGCTCAGCTTTTAACTTAGCTACAACATCTTGCAAATCTTTAATTTCAGTTTGACACTCTTTGATACGATTTTTAACTTCAGTATTACTTAAATCTAACTGATTCTTTTCTGAATCTAGGTCATTTAGCTTACCTTGTAATTCAGAAATCTGTTCAGTTGCTTGAGAAATCGATTCCTTCAAATAGCTATTTTGATCGGATTCATTCGCATGATTATTCTTGATAACTGCTAATTTAGTTTGTAATTCTTGCTCTTGATGATTGATTTTATTGAGCTGTGTATCAAAGTCAGTCAACAATTTTTGCTTTTGATCAATTTCTTGTTGAGTAGCAGTAATTTCTTTTTGAATCTTCTCAGCTGTGGCCTTTTGCGTAGCCAAATCTTGATTGATTTGTGCTTGCTCTTCTTGATTCTTGCTCAAATTGTATTTGATAACATCTAAACGTTCACTAAAATGCTTTTCTTCACTTTGAGAAGTTGAAATTTCATTTTCAAATTTACTCTTAGACTGGTTGAAATTAGCAAGCTTTGCATCAATACGTTTCTTTTCGGCATTGAATTGTACCAATTGATTTCTTAAATCTTGAACTAGTGCTTGTTTTTGATCCATCAACAATTCTTGTTTAGAAAGTTGCTTAGTCAAATCTGCTAACTCATCTTTTCGACTCAAAATACTTGAATTAACACGACGTTGTTGTCCACCAGTTAAAGAACCACCAGCATTAACAACATTTCCATCTAAAGTAACCACGCGGAATTTGCGATTAACTGCTGCTGAGATACTTGTTGCATCATCGATATTTTTAGCAACTAATAAATTACCCAAAATATTCTTAACAATATTCTCAACTTTTCCATCATAGGTCACTAAATCACTAGCGACTCCAACAAAACCTGTGACCCTTTTAGCTTTGTTCAAATCATTAGTGTTGATGGTACGAGCTTGGATAATGTTAAGTGGTAAGAAAGTCGCACGACCGCCGCGATTTTGACGTAAGTAAGCAATGGCATGTTTAGCAGCCACTTCATCTTCAGTTACGATCGATTGCAATTGATTGCTGACAACAGTTTGAATAGCCAATTGATAATCTTGCGGTACCGAAATGAGTTCTGCAACGGCACCAACGATTCCGGAAAGACGTGCTTTATTATTTAAAACATTCTTAGCACCTTCGAAGAAACCAGCGTGTTCTTGTTCCATATTTTCGAGAACTTTTTTACGAGCTTTAATTTCTTGAAGGTTTTCTAAAATCTTCAGATAGTTATTATTTTCATTCTTACCCGTTTCCGTAATTTCTTGAATTGATTTTTCTAACTCTTGATTGCGTGTCAAAAGTGCTTGATTATCATCAACTAATTTTTTGATTTCAGCATCAATTTTTTGATGATCTTCTTTATAACTTTCTAATTTAGTCGTTACTTCTTTAAGTTGAGAATTTTGTTCAGAAATCCCCGCATTGATTCGTTCTAATTGTCTTTGCGAAAATTTTTGTTCATTATTATTCGTTACTTGGTCTTGGAGAAGATTGATGTAATCAGTTCTTAATTGGGCAATATTATCCTTAATATCAGCTGGTGTCTTTTGTTTCAATTGCTGTAAATCTTTTAATTTCTTTTCAAAATCAGTGATTTTTTCTAGACATTGGGCTAATTTTTTATTTGATTCAACCAACTTTGCATCGTTTTTTACTTTTTGTTCTTCAACTGATTTCAATTGATTGGTCAAAGTCAACTTTGTCGTCGAATTAAAACCGGTTCTTTCATCGGCGACGGCAATTTTACTATTGTAAATTTCTAAGGTTTTCGTTACTTCAACTAATTTAGCCTGTTTTTCATCTAGTTGATTGGTTAAAGTTCTAACGGCTTGGTTATTATCTTCTACTTGTTGGTTAGCCTGTGTTACTTGTTGAGAGATATTTTGTAAGCTAGTTTTGACTTCTCGTAGCTCTTTGTCGATTTGATGTTTTTGATTTGATAAATCTCTAATTTCAATCGTTAAGATTTTTTGATAAATATCATCGTACTTACTCTTTTGTTCTTTGTAATCACGAGCAATACTAGCTTGTTTCTTTAGTGGTTCAACTTGTTTTGACAATTCTGAAACAATATCAGAAACACGATGTAAATTGTCAGTTGTATCGGATAATTTATTTTCAGCCTGTTGCTTTTTTTGCTTAAATAAAGACACACCAGCTGATTCTTCAATAATACTACGTCTTTCCACTGGCTTACTGTTAAAGATTGCTTCAACTCGACCTTGGGAAATAATTGAAAATGATTGTTTACCCATCCCAGAATCCATGAATAATTCAGTAATATCACGTAAACGACAATTCTTATTATTGATCAAAAATTCCGTATCACCATTTCTAAAGAGCCGACGACAAATTACAACTTCATCTTGAGTTGTTTTTAATTCTTTATTGCGATTATCAAATTCCAAAATTACTTCCGCACGATTCATTTGGGGACGAGTCGCACTTCCAGCAAAAATCACATCGACCATTTTGTCTCCACGTAAACTCTTTGCTGATTGTTCACCCATTACCCAACGTATGGCTTCAGTAATATTTGATTTTCCACTCCCGTTGGGTCCAACGATACCTGTGATTCCACTTGTGAAATCAATCTTCGTTTTATCAGCAAATGATTTAAACCCATTGATCGTTAATGATTTTAATGGCATAACTTAACTCCTATAATTCATCTAATGCTCTTTTGGCTGCCATTTGTTCAGCATGTTTCTTGCTGTATCCAAGTCCCTTGGACAAAATCTTACCGTTAGCAATTAGTTCAACTTTAAATTTCTTATCGTGATCAGGACCTTCTTCATCAATCACCTTGTAATCGATTTCGACTTCACCTGATTGTTGTAATTTTTCTTGAAGATGTGTCTTAAAATCAGTATCTTCAGAAAATTCACCTGAATCAATATGTGGATAAACTACTTTTTTCAAAAATTCATTAACAACTTCATTACCTTGATCCAAGTACAAAGCTCCGTTAAAGGCTTCAAAAATATCCTCAAGCAAAGTATGTCTTTGACGGGCACCTTGTTTTTCTTCACCTTTACCAATCAACAAATACTTATCGATTTGGATTTCTTTGGCAAAACGAGCAAAGCTGTCCGTTCTGACAATATCTGATCTTAAACGTGTCAATTTACCTTCTGGCAATTCTGGGTACTTTTCAAAGAGATAGCGGGAGATATTGATTTCCAAAACTGCATCCCCCAAAAATTCTAGACGTTCATAATCCCCAATGCCAAGCCCTTTATGCTCGTTATCAAATGAGGAATGTGTCATAGCTCTTTGAACTAGTTTTTTATTGTTAAACTTGATTCCATACTTTTCATCTAAAAATTCTAAAAATTTTGGATCTAACATAACGTGTCCCCTTTCCAATAATATTAATTATACTAAACTTTTCTATTAAATAATTAGCTGGATAAAAAAATAAGACCGCTTGGCCTTAAATTTCGTTATTGTATTGATTAAAATTGCCATCGTCCGTTCGGCCCTGGAAAACGCTGGAATGCTGTGGGCACGACTTGGAGCCTTTTAAGCTTAAACCGGGCAAAGTCTTCAAGCTCGACCTTTCACTAGGCAATTAATTGCCAAGAGAAATTTCACGGCTGAGCATTTTCCAGGGCTCTCACTCCCGATTAAATAGTGGTTTCTAAATTTATTTCATTTAACTGATTGAAATAAACAGTGATATCACCATTCAATTAATGCAAATCCAATGTTATTAAAATAAATAATTGAAACTAGTCGGTAGCAAAAGTTCTGTGATGGCTCAGCCGCCAAATTATTCTTAGCGATTTATCGCTTAGAATAAGACCGAACTTGGAAACAATACGCCTTTGTTCCATGTATTGGTTTCAAGTCGTGTCGGCAGCGTTCCAGCCAATCACAGAGCTTTTGCGGACGACGGCATACTTAACCAAAATTCAAATAAAAATCTTATCCTTGATGTGAAGAAATATAGCTAACTGCTTCACCAACTGTTGTAATCTTTTCAGCATCATCATCAGGAATTTCTGAACCAAACTCATCCTCAAGTTCTAGTACAAATTCCACAAGGTCGATAGAATCTGCATCCAAATCTTTTGTAAATGATGTTTCTTTAGTAATTGTTGATGCATCTACTTCAAATTTGTCAGCAATCAATGCTTTGATTTTGTCAAATACAGCTTGTTCTGTCATAAAAACTCTCCCTATTTTTCGGCGTTCATTTTTTCGAAATATTTATTAGCTTTGTTAATTGTATCGTTAGTTAACATATCATAAATTTGTTTAACAGTATAATAGACTGTCTTACTGTCAGCTGCACCGTGGGCTTTGATTACTGGAGATTTCAAGCCTAACAATACGGCTCCACCAGCTTGAGAAGTATCAAACATCTTACGCATACCCTTTAGTGATGGACTAACGATAGCTGCACCCATTTTAGTAAAGATACCATTATTTAGCAAGGCGTCCTTTAATTGCTTCAACAATATCGTTGCTGTTCCCTCAGTAGCCTTCAAGGCAGCGTTTCCAGTGAATCCGTCAGTTACGATGACATCCGCAACTCCGGCTAAAATATCGCCAGATTCTACGTTTCCGATAAAGTTGATGCCTTCAGTTTCTTTTAAGAGTTGATAAGCTTCTTTGTGCAAAGTATCACCCTTGTCATATTCAGTTCCGTTGTTCAACAAAGCAATTCTTGGTTGGTCGATTTTTTTAACATCGTGCGCATAGATTGAACCCATAATGGCCCATTGTTGTAAGTAACTTGCTTTTGCTTCTGCATTAGCACCAACATCGAGCATATTAACTCCATTAGTAGAATTAGTAACTGGCAAAGTTGGCATCAATGCTGGACGAGACACTTGTTTGATACGTCCAACGATAAAGATTCCACTAGCCAACAAAGCTCCAGTATTACCCAATGAGAATAAGGCATCGTTTTCGCCGTCTTTGACTGATTTAGCAGCCAAGACCATTGAAGCATTTTTCTTAGTTCTGATAGCCCTAACTGGCTCATCAGTTCCAAGGATTTCTTCATCGGTGTGAACTATCTTGATTCTTTCGTCATTTTGCAAATACTTCTTAATTTCTGATTCTTTACCATAGAGAACGAATTCTAAATCTTTCCACTCATCGCGAGCTTTTTCGATTCCCTCAACAATTACTTTAGGAGCGTTATCGCCACCCATAGCATCAACAGCTATTTTCATATTTTTCCCTCACTAATCAAAATTATTTAGTTGATCATATTCTTCATTAATAAACGACTTCAAATTTTTAGTCTCTGGACTATTGAATAGTTTCTCATCATTAAACAAGCGACTAGCCTCTTCTTGAGCCACTTCCAAAATATTGATGTCATTGATTGGATTACCAATTTTAAATTCTGGCAAACCTGATTGACGATTTCCCAATAAGTCACCAGCACCACGCATTTTCAAATCTTCTTCAGCTAGAACAAAGCCATCATTAGTTGAAGTCAAAATCTTCATTCGCTCAGCTGCCGATTCATTCTTAGGGTCAGCAATCAAAATACAATAAGATTGTTTATCGCCACGACCAACACGGCCACGTAATTGGTGCAATTGTGATAATCCGAATCGATTAGCATCATAAATCACCATTACTGAAGCATTCGGAACATCGACACCAACTTCAATAACAGTTGTCGATACCAAAACATCGATTTTCTTATCGCTGAAATCATTCATAACGGCTTCTTTTTGGTCATTTGGCATCTGACCATGCAATAAACCGATCTTATATTTTTTACCAAATAATTCTGTAAATTTATCAAAAATCAATTCAGCATTTTTTAAGTCCATTGTTTCTGATTCAGAAATCAACGGTGTAACTACATAAACTTGTGAACCCGTTTGCAATTCTTTAGCCACAAATTGATACATCTGTTCAATCTTTTGACTGCGAATCCAATAAGTTTCAATTTTCTTACGACCAGCAGGCAATTGATCAATTCTTGAGACATCCATATCACCATAAGTCGTAATTGCCAAAGTTCTAGGAATCGGTGTTGCAGTCATCGCTAAAACGTCGGGATTGTCGCCTTTTTGCCGCAGTGCTTTTCTTTGATTAACTCCGAAACGATGCTGCTCATCAATTACGATAAAGCCTAAATCTTTAAACTCAACACTGTCTTGTATCAAAGCATGAGTTCCAACCACGATATTAGTCTTACCATTTAAAATATCGCCGGCGATAAAATCATGTTCTTTTTTTGTCAAAGAACCAGTTAACAGAGCAGTTCTTATCTTCAAAGGCGTTAACAACTTACTGATTTTGTCAAAATGTTGTTGAGCCAAAATTTCAGTTGGTGCCATGATGGCTGCTTGATAACCTGCTGTCACCGAAGCCAACATAGCAATTACTGAAACAATCGTCTTACCAGAACCAACGTCTCCTTGCAACAAGCGATTCATATGATGATCAGAAGCCATATCTTGCAAAATTTCTTTTACAACGCGATTTTGAGCATCAGTCAGCTTGAATGGCAAGCTCTGGATGAAGTCATCTAAGAACTTTTGATCGTATTTTTCAACGATACCGATATTTTTGTTATCGTCATTTCGTTTGATACTTTGCAAACCGCATTGGAACAAGAAGAACTCTCGAAATTTGGCACTTCGTCTGGCTTCTTCACTTTGTTCTTCATTTTTTGGAAAATGAATTCCCGAAACAATCTGTTCATCATCCAATAATTTATATTTCAGTCGCAAGTAACTAGGAACAACCGTATCAATTTGATCATGATATTTCTCAAAAGCTACTTTAATCAGATTGATCAGTGTTTTTTGATGAATATTTTTGTTAACAGAATAAACTGAATCGACTGAATTATCATTAATGCCGATTACTTTCATGCCCATTAAGGAACGGCGATTGGCATTCCATTTGCCGTATACAGCAGCATCATTACCTGTTTTAAACTTATCTTTTAACCAAGGCTGATTAAAAAAAGTCACCATGATTGATTCATTATCAGTCATCAAACGAACATTTAGACGTGTTTTCTTGTAGCCAAAGCGTGATACGACTGGTTCACTGGCAACTACGCCTTTAACAAGGATTTTTTCTTGATCCACTGCGTCATCTAAAGATTTGGCCTGCATATCTTCATAACGAAAAGGGAAATAAAACAGCAAGTCATAAACGTTGTTGATTCCTAATGACTGTAACGCCTCTAACCGTTTCGGCCCAACACTAGGCAACTGCGCTAGTGACACCTTTCTTAAATCCATTTACATTCCCCTTTCCTTTGAAATTAAAAAAAGGCGTGACAAAACAAACGTTTCATCATTGCCTCCTTTAAAAAATTATTCAACCGAAATCAAATAAGGATAAACTGGTTGATCACCTTGGTGAATTTCTGTCTCTAAGTCATCATACTTATCATCTAAGTAGTCAGCAATCTTTTGAGCGTCATCTTGGTTGCCATCTTCACCGATTAAAATAGTGATTACTTCACTATCCTCATCAATCATCTTATCAAGCATTTTTTCAGTACCTGAAATGATATCTTCGTCGTCAACCAAAATCTTACCATCGACAATTCCCATGTAATGACCCTTAGTGATCTTTAGACCATCGATTTCAGTATCACGAATTGCTTGAGTAATTTGACCACTCTTAACTGTATCCAAAGAATCTTCCATGTTTGCTTCATTTTCTGAAAGTTCTGCATCAGGATTGAAAGAAAGCATAGCCGTCATTCCTTGAGAGATAGTCTTAGAACCAACGATTGCGACTGGAATATCAACTAAATCAACCGCTTGTTTAGCAGCCATAATGATATTACTGTTGTTTGGCAATACTAAGGCACGTTTAGCATTTGATTTATTAATGGCATCGACAATATCGTTAGTGGATGGATTCATTGTTTGTCCACCACTGATCACGTGCGTTACACCTAAACTCTTGAAGAGTTCTGTCAAGCCGTCACCAGATGAAACAGCGATAACTGCATAGTCAATAGCTGCTTGTGGTTGTGCTTCTGGTGTCATTGGTTCGTCATCATCAACGATTGTTTCATGTTGCAAACGCATATTATCAATCTTGATTTTTGAAAGTGAACCGTATTTTCTACCAGCTGCCCAAACTTTGTAAGGATAGTTAGTGTGAACGTGAACTTTAACAACTTCATCATCTGAAACGACAATTAAAGAGTCACCGATTTTATCTAAATAACTACGTAACTTATCATTTTCAAATTTTTCATCAGAAGTTGGATTCTTGCCCAGTTCAACCATCATTTCTGTACAGTAACCATTTTTGATCTCATCTGTATTGAACTGACCTTGAACGGATTGGTGGTGGTTAGCATTGACCATTTCAGCCATGTCTCTTTCATCAGGGACATATTCTTCTTCGTCACTGGCAACGCCACTTAAACCTTCTAAAAAGCCTTCATAAATAAAGACTAAACCTTGACCACCAGAGTCAACTACACCAACTTCTTTTAAAACTGGCAATAGTGATGGTGTCTTTTCTAGTCCTACTTTAGCTCCGGCTACAACAGCTTTTAAGATTTCTACTGTATCATTAGTTGTCTTAACTTTTTCCATAGCAGACTCAGCACCGAATCTAGCAACTGTCAAAATTGTTCCTTCAACAGGTTTCATAACTGCTTTATAAGCGGTTTTTACACCGTCATCAAAAGCCTTAGCCAAATCCATCGCTGTCAAAGACTCTTTATCTTCGATACTCTTTGAAAAGCCACGGAAGATTTGTGATGTAATAACACCTGAGTTTCCACGAGCACCCATCAAAAGTCCTTTTGCAAGAGCTTTTCCAAGTGTTCCTACGTGATTACTCTCTGATTCATTTACGGCCTTAAAACCGCTTTGTATAGTTAAGCTCATATTGGTTCCGGTATCGCCATCAGGAACCGGAAAGACATTAAGTGAGTTTACAAACTTAGCATTCTTTTCAAGTCTGTGCGATGCAACACGCACCATATCTGAAAATTCTTTTTTTGTAATTAGTTCTTTGCTCAAAAGTTTCCCCTCCAACCAGCTTTACCTATTCGATATCGTCCAGAACTTTAATTCCTTGAACATAAACGTTAACAGTGCCAGCTGGCGTTCCAAGCATTGTTTCTAGGTTATATTTTACTTTTTCTTTTAAATTTTTCGCTACTTCGGATATTTTAATACCATATCCAACGATTATGTAGACATCAACGGCCAGTTTACCATCTTCTTGATGAATAACTACACCTCTAGAAAAGTCCTCACGGTTCAAAATCGTATTCATCCCGTCACGTAGTTGGTTCTTACTTGCCATACCTACGATACCGTAGATATCAGAAGCAGCACCGCCGACAATTGTAGCAACAGTATTTGTTGAAACTTCAATTTCACCATGTTTTGTTTTAATTGTAACTGCCATCTCTGGATCCTCCTATTCATGGACCAAATCTATCATAAACAATAAAATTCTATCATAGCAACAAATCTAATTAAAGAATTAAACTAGATAAAAGTCGATTATTCCATAATTACTCTATTGCTTTAACCTTTTATATATGGTAAATTAGTCAGGTGATATTTTAAAGAAAAACATGTAGCCAAAGGAGGTCGGTCCCATGGCAAAAGATATTATTACAGGCCGTAAAACAGTGTTCGGTAACAAACGTTCACACGCTCTTAACCAATCAAAACGTTCTTGGAAGCCAAATTTGCAAAAAGTTCGTATCATGGTTGATGGTAAGCCAAAACGTGTATGGGTTTCAGCTAGAGCATTGAAATCAGGAAAAGTTACTCGTGTATAATTATCACTTAATAATTTAAAAGAGACTAACATTTATTGTTGGTCTCTTTTATTTTATCCTATAATAATCAACTAAGGGAGGGATTTTATGAAAATCACTATTGGCACTCAAAAAAATAATGACGAAGAATTGATGCAAGCTATCGTCAACGCCAAAGATGGCGACGTAATCGAACTGCTGCCTGGAACTTACTTTTCCAGAAATAATCCCTTTATTTGTACGATCAGACGTGATATTTCATTCATCGGTAAAACTTCAAATAAAGAAGACATTAAACTGTATTGTAGTTTCACAGTTGGCGCTAAAAATACTTTGATTTTTAAAAATTTAAGTATCATCTACCCTGCAAACGATGAAAATACCATGTCAGCTTACGACGGGGCTAGAGTTTATGGACAAAACATTATCATTGACCGGCAAACGAGTGACTATTGGGATACGATCTATGGACAAAATGCCTATTTTTCATTTAAAGATTCAAAAATTTTAACTGGTAAAAAAATTAAAGCTATCGGCTTGTCTTTAGAAAAGAGCCAATTATTCGCTGACAATACCGAATTTCAATTATTATTTCAAAAAGATTCCACGGTCTATTTAAAGGATTGTACTATTTTGCATAAATTTGAATTACGCCAAGGTTCAAAAACTTTCTTTAAAAATTTGACGATTGATTCAACTACTACCGACTATAAAAATGACTTAGCGGTTAAGACTAAATCTCAAATCAGTGGCAATGATCTTATTTTCGTAAACGATAAACCACAAGTAAGAATTTTGGAAAGTCAATTTGATGTTGATGACTTTCAACCAGAAACGGAGCAAATTGATTTTAAGTTCGATAAGAAATCAAAAATCAGCATTGATGGAAAAAATCTAAAAAAATAAATCTCGATAAAATGTAATTACATTCTATCGGGATTTTTTATAGTCTGTCTAAACTTTGTGCTAAATCATCAATCAAATCACTCACATCTTCAATTCCGACTGACAATCTAACTAATTGATGTGTGATACCAGCCTTTAATTGCTCTTCAGGTGAAAGTTCAGCATGAGTCATCTTGTAAGGCAACTCAATCAAACTTTCGACAGCACCCAAGCTAACAGCCAGTTGAATCAATTTGGTCCCCTCGACAAATTTAGTTGAATCCAATCCGTCGGCTAATTCAAAAGAAACGATACCACCAAAACCATCAGCTTCTTTAGCAGCTATTTCATGATTCTTACTACCAGCAATACCAGGATAATAAATCTTAGCAATTTCTGGACGAGTCTGTAAAAATTCGACAATCTTTTGAGCATTACTCAAGTGACGATCCATTCTCACTGACAATGTTTGAATCCCACGACGTACTAAATTGGAATCTTCAGGAGATAAAGTTGACCCAATAGCATTTTGATTGAAATAGATTTTATCGGCAATGTCTTCATCCTTAGCGACGGCAATACCAGCAATTACATCTGAGTGACCACTGAGATATTTCGTGGCTGAATGAATCACAATATCAGCACCTAAATCTAGTGGTCGTTGTAAATATGGTGATAGAAACGTATTATCAACGATCGTCAAAAGATTATTAGCCTTAGCTACTTTACTTACGCCAGCAACACTTGTCACGTGCAACAAAGGATTGGTAAAACTTTCAAAATAAATTGCCTTCGTATTAGGTTTGATTGCCTGTCGAATTTCATCTAAATTCTGAGTATCGACAGCAGTAAATTCAATCTGCCAACGTTTAAAGAATTCATTGATAATTCTAAAAGTTCCACCATAGATTTCCTTGCCGATAATCAAATGATCGCCTGGTTTAAAGATTGCCAACACAGCATGGATTGCCGCTGACCCTGAAGAAAAAGCAAAACCACGGCAGCCATTTTCCAACTGTGCTACTTGTTCTTCCAAATAATTTCTCGTCGGATTACCTGAACGTGCATAATCGTATTTTACCTTAGCATCAACTGATGGATAAATATAAGTTGAAGAATTGTAAACTGGAACGTTGACTGCCCCAGTATTGTTATCATTTTGTGGTTCGCCATGAACCAATTTTGTATTAAAACTTGTCATATTAATCCTCCATAAATCAAATTCACAAACTACTCTGTTATCTCACACGAGTTACTATTAGACAATAAAAATATTCATAATGGAAATTATTTGACTTATCCCTACCCCCTACGAGTAAACTATTACTATATTAATGAGGAGGAAACAAATTTATGAGTAAAATTATTGCTGTAATGGCTAATGATGTCGAGGATATCGAATACACATCCCCTAAAAAGGCTTTGACTGACGCAGGTAACGAGGTAACCCTAGTTGGAACTAAAGCTAATGAAAAATTAGTTGGTAAACATGGAACAGAATTTACCGCTGATAAGGGTATCGATGACATCAATGCTGATGATTATGATGCTTTACTAATTCCTGGTGGTTTTTCACCTGATAATCTTCGTGCTGATGAAAGATTCGTTGAACTTGCTAAGAAATTTATGCTTGCTGATAAAGCTATCTTTTCAATCTGCCACGGTCCACAACTTTTGATGCAAACAGGCTTAGTTAAGGGTAGAACTTTAACTTCATATAAGACTGTTCAAACTGATCTTTACTACGCTGGCGGTATCGTTAAAGATGAACCCGTAGTTATCGATCGTCACTTGATCACTAGTCGTACTCCTGATGACTTGGATGCCTTTAACAAAGCTATCGTTAATGAATTACAATAATTATCTAAAATAAGCTAGCCAGTTATTTAAAATTGGCTAGCTTATTTTTTTAATTCATCGTCATTCCACCAGTAACGTTGATTCCTTGTCCCGTCATATAATCTGACAATGGACTAGCTAAGAACAACACGACATTGGCAACATCTTTGGGAGTTCCTGTCCGTCCTAGTGGTACCTGGCTGTTATCTTCTTTTTCGATATCATCAGCTGTTAAACCTCTAATTTTTGCACCATCTTTTCTTTCACGATGTTTCATTGAAGTTTCAATAATACCAGGACAAACTGCATTGACATTGATCTGGTCCTTA comes from Companilactobacillus pabuli and encodes:
- the smc gene encoding chromosome segregation protein SMC — translated: MPLKSLTINGFKSFADKTKIDFTSGITGIVGPNGSGKSNITEAIRWVMGEQSAKSLRGDKMVDVIFAGSATRPQMNRAEVILEFDNRNKELKTTQDEVVICRRLFRNGDTEFLINNKNCRLRDITELFMDSGMGKQSFSIISQGRVEAIFNSKPVERRSIIEESAGVSLFKQKKQQAENKLSDTTDNLHRVSDIVSELSKQVEPLKKQASIARDYKEQKSKYDDIYQKILTIEIRDLSNQKHQIDKELREVKTSLQNISQQVTQANQQVEDNNQAVRTLTNQLDEKQAKLVEVTKTLEIYNSKIAVADERTGFNSTTKLTLTNQLKSVEEQKVKNDAKLVESNKKLAQCLEKITDFEKKLKDLQQLKQKTPADIKDNIAQLRTDYINLLQDQVTNNNEQKFSQRQLERINAGISEQNSQLKEVTTKLESYKEDHQKIDAEIKKLVDDNQALLTRNQELEKSIQEITETGKNENNNYLKILENLQEIKARKKVLENMEQEHAGFFEGAKNVLNNKARLSGIVGAVAELISVPQDYQLAIQTVVSNQLQSIVTEDEVAAKHAIAYLRQNRGGRATFLPLNIIQARTINTNDLNKAKRVTGFVGVASDLVTYDGKVENIVKNILGNLLVAKNIDDATSISAAVNRKFRVVTLDGNVVNAGGSLTGGQQRRVNSSILSRKDELADLTKQLSKQELLMDQKQALVQDLRNQLVQFNAEKKRIDAKLANFNQSKSKFENEISTSQSEEKHFSERLDVIKYNLSKNQEEQAQINQDLATQKATAEKIQKEITATQQEIDQKQKLLTDFDTQLNKINHQEQELQTKLAVIKNNHANESDQNSYLKESISQATEQISELQGKLNDLDSEKNQLDLSNTEVKNRIKECQTEIKDLQDVVAKLKAEREKQQALSTELNSKAQRNFDLQKAAADQQESLAIQNTKLSNQIDSRLDTLSQDYQLTYEASLQDLKRGDYDPEALKKEARLLKMGIEELGTVNLSAIDDYDKVKDRYEFLTQQQNDLLQARSQLLDTMSEMDKEVTTRFKKTFDEVSEAFEKIFPEMFAGGRAKLVLTEPDNLLESGIEIIAQPPGKKFQRLSLLSGGEKALTAITLLFAIIKAKPVPFCILDEVEASLDDANVYRFANYLNQYDDNTEFIVITHRKGTMMNVNRLYGVTMEESGVSRMLSVKVKE
- the rnc gene encoding ribonuclease III; this translates as MLDPKFLEFLDEKYGIKFNNKKLVQRAMTHSSFDNEHKGLGIGDYERLEFLGDAVLEINISRYLFEKYPELPEGKLTRLRSDIVRTDSFARFAKEIQIDKYLLIGKGEEKQGARQRHTLLEDIFEAFNGALYLDQGNEVVNEFLKKVVYPHIDSGEFSEDTDFKTHLQEKLQQSGEVEIDYKVIDEEGPDHDKKFKVELIANGKILSKGLGYSKKHAEQMAAKRALDEL
- the acpP gene encoding acyl carrier protein produces the protein MTEQAVFDKIKALIADKFEVDASTITKETSFTKDLDADSIDLVEFVLELEDEFGSEIPDDDAEKITTVGEAVSYISSHQG
- the plsX gene encoding phosphate acyltransferase PlsX, translated to MKIAVDAMGGDNAPKVIVEGIEKARDEWKDLEFVLYGKESEIKKYLQNDERIKIVHTDEEILGTDEPVRAIRTKKNASMVLAAKSVKDGENDALFSLGNTGALLASGIFIVGRIKQVSRPALMPTLPVTNSTNGVNMLDVGANAEAKASYLQQWAIMGSIYAHDVKKIDQPRIALLNNGTEYDKGDTLHKEAYQLLKETEGINFIGNVESGDILAGVADVIVTDGFTGNAALKATEGTATILLKQLKDALLNNGIFTKMGAAIVSPSLKGMRKMFDTSQAGGAVLLGLKSPVIKAHGAADSKTVYYTVKQIYDMLTNDTINKANKYFEKMNAEK